A part of Desulfomicrobium escambiense DSM 10707 genomic DNA contains:
- a CDS encoding thermonuclease family protein gives MIVILSQAFPLDHWVVLRAVVHTGFLLAMLVLMPGRVDAWQGRVVNVLDGDTVEVMNCNGKIVRIHLYGVEAPRKTQYFGDECTQYFARLVESKSIHVINVGRDLLGRMRSLVWIEGMSVNEEMVRAGYAWVSNPVGLSPSCEKWMGVQVVARENRAGLWQELQQCLARGRVPDLPPSCPIY, from the coding sequence ATGATCGTTATCCTCTCTCAGGCCTTTCCGTTGGATCACTGGGTTGTACTGCGTGCAGTGGTGCACACTGGTTTCCTCCTGGCCATGCTGGTTCTCATGCCGGGTAGGGTCGATGCATGGCAGGGACGAGTCGTCAATGTCTTGGACGGTGACACTGTAGAGGTCATGAATTGCAACGGGAAAATTGTTCGCATTCATTTGTACGGAGTGGAGGCGCCGCGCAAGACCCAGTATTTCGGCGATGAGTGTACGCAGTATTTTGCACGGCTGGTCGAAAGCAAGTCGATTCATGTCATCAACGTCGGGCGCGATCTGCTTGGCCGCATGCGCAGTCTGGTCTGGATCGAGGGCATGAGTGTCAACGAAGAGATGGTCCGGGCCGGGTACGCATGGGTCAGCAATCCGGTGGGGTTGTCTCCGTCCTGCGAAAAATGGATGGGCGTGCAGGTCGTAGCCAGGGAAAACAGGGCGGGTTTATGGCAAGAGCTCCAGCAATGTCTGGCCCGGGGGCGTGTGCCGGACCTGCCGCCGAGCTGCCCGATTTATTAG